One segment of Chelativorans sp. AA-79 DNA contains the following:
- a CDS encoding TniB family NTP-binding protein has product MVVRGEGTYEHLDECYRRSAGLPDEERIAWIKADRWIGFEQAEAALVRLNALLAYPPRDRMPCLLIYGDTGMGKTKIVRKFERAHPATFCQSTGVTNRPVVVAQVPSEPVERDLYRELLASLQAPALVGGTLAREKDICRSLLRTVGARMIVLDEVNGMLAGTYRQQRIFLNALRFLANDLRIPLVCAGTDLARQALLTDAQLAERFEAFHLKPWKNDHALARLLKSLAGILPLRAPSDLESAAVRERIHMLTSGVTARIFRLIETAAEEAIRSGRERLDLLSFGDELVLPLVSMTQSARRRMPLAAAG; this is encoded by the coding sequence ATGGTCGTGAGAGGGGAGGGGACCTACGAGCACCTCGACGAGTGCTACCGCCGCTCTGCCGGGCTGCCTGACGAAGAGCGCATTGCCTGGATCAAGGCAGACCGCTGGATTGGTTTTGAGCAGGCGGAAGCCGCGCTCGTCCGTTTGAATGCGTTGCTGGCCTATCCGCCGCGCGACCGCATGCCTTGCCTGCTGATCTATGGCGACACCGGCATGGGCAAGACCAAGATCGTCCGCAAGTTCGAGCGCGCGCACCCGGCCACTTTCTGCCAGTCGACCGGCGTTACGAACAGACCGGTCGTCGTGGCGCAGGTACCCTCGGAGCCGGTCGAGCGCGACCTTTATCGGGAATTGCTGGCCAGTCTGCAGGCTCCGGCGCTCGTCGGCGGAACGCTTGCCCGTGAGAAGGACATCTGTCGTTCGCTGCTACGCACCGTCGGCGCCAGGATGATCGTGCTCGACGAGGTCAACGGAATGCTGGCGGGAACCTACCGGCAACAGCGGATTTTTCTGAATGCGCTGCGGTTTCTCGCAAACGATTTGCGGATTCCTCTGGTCTGCGCCGGCACCGATCTGGCGCGCCAGGCCTTGCTCACCGACGCGCAGCTCGCCGAGCGCTTCGAGGCGTTTCACCTAAAGCCCTGGAAGAACGATCACGCCTTGGCGCGGCTTTTGAAGAGCCTGGCCGGCATTCTGCCGCTACGCGCGCCTTCTGACCTCGAAAGCGCCGCGGTTCGTGAACGGATCCACATGCTCACCAGCGGCGTCACTGCGCGGATTTTCCGGCTGATCGAAACGGCGGCCGAGGAGGCGATCCGGTCGGGACGGGAACGGCTCGACCTGCTGAGTTTTGGAGACGAACTCGTGCTACCGCTTGTGTCGATGACGCAATCGGCACGCCGGCGGATGCCGCTGGCGGCGGCCGGGTGA